Proteins encoded in a region of the Planococcus shixiaomingii genome:
- the mscL gene encoding large conductance mechanosensitive channel protein MscL, whose amino-acid sequence MWEDFKKFAVKGNVIDLAVAVVIGTAFGKIVTSLVEDLIMPSVGILLGGFSVAQLSYSFGDAKLRYGAFLQSVIDFFIISFSIFLAIRLFTKFQLKKDVPEEKPLPVLDTKEQLLTEIRDLLAKEKTGQ is encoded by the coding sequence ATGTGGGAAGATTTCAAAAAATTTGCGGTTAAAGGCAATGTCATTGATTTGGCGGTTGCCGTGGTTATTGGGACAGCTTTCGGCAAAATCGTCACTTCTTTAGTCGAAGATTTGATCATGCCGTCTGTCGGAATTTTGCTGGGCGGTTTCAGTGTCGCACAACTGTCCTATTCTTTCGGCGATGCCAAATTGCGCTATGGAGCTTTTTTGCAATCGGTCATTGATTTTTTCATCATCTCTTTTTCCATTTTCCTGGCTATTCGGCTGTTTACAAAATTTCAGCTAAAAAAAGATGTGCCAGAAGAAAAACCGTTGCCAGTTTTAGATACAAAAGAACAATTGCTTACCGAAATACGTGATTTACTGGCAAAAGAAAAAACCGGTCAATGA
- a CDS encoding YvrJ family protein — MDEWMRLVQEVGFPMFVSFYLMHRVETKLVAIHEALVTMKI; from the coding sequence ATGGATGAATGGATGCGATTGGTCCAAGAAGTGGGATTCCCGATGTTTGTGTCGTTTTATTTGATGCACCGGGTCGAAACGAAACTTGTGGCCATTCACGAAGCGTTGGTCACGATGAAAATATAA
- a CDS encoding SCO family protein produces MERKLLAIVLGLVLILSACGNESIEEFSYTNHKGETVSSESLKGTPWLATFVFTNCETVCPPMTFNLANIQEELVKQGIEDYKIVAFSVDPKEDTPEKMQEYLANFSVPDESKWNLLTGYGQEEIALFAKDNFKTFIKDDPKSDQVIHGTSFYLVDKEGVIRANYDGYQNVPVDDITAELEKLIAEK; encoded by the coding sequence ATGGAACGAAAGTTACTGGCAATTGTGCTGGGGCTGGTTTTGATCCTTTCAGCGTGCGGCAACGAAAGCATCGAGGAATTTTCTTATACAAATCATAAAGGGGAAACCGTTTCTTCGGAAAGTTTAAAAGGAACACCTTGGCTTGCGACATTCGTTTTCACAAATTGTGAAACGGTCTGTCCGCCGATGACGTTCAATTTGGCAAACATTCAGGAAGAACTGGTGAAACAAGGCATAGAGGATTATAAAATCGTCGCGTTCAGCGTAGATCCAAAAGAAGATACGCCAGAAAAAATGCAGGAGTATTTGGCGAACTTTTCGGTTCCGGATGAATCCAAGTGGAATTTGCTGACGGGTTACGGGCAAGAAGAGATTGCGCTATTTGCTAAAGATAATTTCAAGACCTTTATCAAAGACGATCCGAAAAGCGACCAAGTGATCCACGGCACATCATTTTACTTGGTGGATAAAGAAGGAGTCATCCGGGCAAACTACGACGGTTATCAAAACGTACCGGTCGACGACATCACCGCGGAATTAGAAAAGTTAATAGCTGAAAAATAA
- a CDS encoding lytic transglycosylase domain-containing protein, producing the protein MKKKKYTKRIRWKRVLLALLLIPGTLVLATILIVVFYVMKPPDLIETLKKTPNHLFEMEVPAEYIPLYKEAAGKYEVPWTLLAAHHRVETRFSTMDPLLSPVGAEGHMQFMPCTFVGWTYPSCSGLGKGDIPEEEKTDPAVISAYGGYGVDGNEDGKADPYDLTDALYSAANYLSKNGAADGDLEKAIFQYNHSDQYVQDILHYYNQYEKEFNDK; encoded by the coding sequence ATGAAAAAAAAGAAGTACACCAAACGAATCAGATGGAAGCGCGTCTTGTTGGCACTTCTCCTGATTCCCGGAACACTCGTCCTGGCCACGATTTTAATTGTTGTATTCTATGTAATGAAGCCGCCAGACCTAATAGAGACACTCAAGAAAACGCCGAATCACTTGTTTGAAATGGAAGTGCCGGCTGAATACATTCCGCTTTACAAGGAGGCAGCGGGAAAATACGAAGTGCCGTGGACGCTATTAGCTGCCCACCACCGGGTTGAAACTAGATTTTCAACAATGGATCCGCTGCTGTCGCCTGTAGGCGCCGAAGGGCATATGCAGTTTATGCCGTGCACATTTGTCGGCTGGACGTACCCGAGCTGTTCGGGGCTTGGAAAAGGGGACATACCGGAAGAGGAAAAAACAGATCCTGCAGTAATTTCTGCATACGGGGGATACGGCGTGGATGGAAATGAAGATGGCAAAGCTGATCCATATGACCTGACGGATGCGCTTTACAGCGCAGCAAATTATTTGTCTAAAAACGGCGCAGCGGATGGCGATTTGGAAAAAGCCATTTTCCAATACAATCACAGCGACCAGTACGTTCAAGACATTTTGCA